The Callospermophilus lateralis isolate mCalLat2 chromosome 3, mCalLat2.hap1, whole genome shotgun sequence genome has a segment encoding these proteins:
- the Pclaf gene encoding PCNA-associated factor isoform X1, translated as MVRTKADSVPGTYRKVVASRAPRKILGSSTSATNSTSLSSRKAENKYAGGNPVCVRPTPKWQKGIGEFFRLSPKDSEKENRIPEEPGSSGLGKAKRKVCPLQPDHTDDEKE; from the exons ATGGTGCGAACTAAAGCAGACAGCGTCCCAGGCACCTACAGAAAAG TGGTGGCTTCTCGAGCCCCGAGAAAGATCCTTGGTTCCTCCACCTCTGCTACTAATTCTACATCGCTTTCATCAAGGAAAG CTGAAAATAAGTATGCAGGAGGAAATCCAGTTTGTGTACGTCCAACTCCCAAGTGGCAGAAAGGAATTGGAGAATTCTTTAGGCTGTCCCCTAAAGATTCTGAAAAGGAGAATCGGATTCCTGAAGAGCCAGGAAGCAGTGGCTTAGGAAAAGCAAAGAGAAA AGTATGTCCTTTGCAACCTGACCACACAGATGATGAAAAAGAATAG
- the Pclaf gene encoding PCNA-associated factor isoform X2, whose product MVRTKADSVPGTYRKVVASRAPRKILGSSTSATNSTSLSSRKAENKYAGGNPVCVRPTPKWQKGIGEFFRLSPKDSEKENRIPEEPGSSGLGKAKRNSLFFLQSMSFAT is encoded by the exons ATGGTGCGAACTAAAGCAGACAGCGTCCCAGGCACCTACAGAAAAG TGGTGGCTTCTCGAGCCCCGAGAAAGATCCTTGGTTCCTCCACCTCTGCTACTAATTCTACATCGCTTTCATCAAGGAAAG CTGAAAATAAGTATGCAGGAGGAAATCCAGTTTGTGTACGTCCAACTCCCAAGTGGCAGAAAGGAATTGGAGAATTCTTTAGGCTGTCCCCTAAAGATTCTGAAAAGGAGAATCGGATTCCTGAAGAGCCAGGAAGCAGTGGCTTAGGAAAAGCAAAGAGAAA TTCTCTGTTCTTTCTACAGAGTATGTCCTTTGCAACCTGA